AAAAAACTAGTGAGCTAAATGGAAGTGTAACGATTAAAAAGCTGTGATTTAAAATCGAAGACTTTACAATAAGACAACTTCTACAAATAGCAGTAAAGTGTTCATATTTAACGTTTTTGCAAAAACGTGGTGCGGAAATACGAAATGATCCGTCGTTTGAGGACACGTCGTCAAACGTGCAAATTGGCTGATTTACGTTTCCTTCCACCAGCAAATCCACTCGTCACAATGAAAGAAATGTTGGTCCAAACAATTCTCAAATATGTCTTTTTTACGAGGGATGTAATAAATTAACGTTCGcatgaaacatttcatttttgttgtgttttttgattCAGCATACCAGTTCACAGAGGTTTCACGAGAGCTTTATttatagaaaaacaacaacaacaacacagctgtGATTCACTGTAAAGCGTCAAAACTGGATTGAGATGATTGTAAAAATTACTAAACATCTGAGCTGTGATCAAAAAttcaaaaattaaaacaaacccAGAAGAGTTCAAATCAAACCAAAAACTTTCAATCTACTGCATAAAATACACCATCAACAGTTTCACTCAccagacacaaataaataggTTGTGAAACCAAACAGAAGTTAAAAGCTAAACAGGAAGTGCAGTAAAGATAATAGATAATGACATCACTACATAAGCCAAACGTCTACAGAGAATACGAGCAGCATCTAAAACTCCCGATGAAAGCTGTGACCTCGGTGAGCTCACGGAACTTCAAAAGAAACTATGAATATAAAGCAGCGAAACTGGACATGAACACATTTGCTTTAACATTCATAAGCCAGAAAAAAGCTCAAAAAGCTTTGAAGCCGCCGCCGCCTCGTCTCAAACGGCCTTAAAGCGTCACCTCAGCCCGATGTCTAAAACACCACGATCCTCCCGACCGCGTTCATGCAACGTTTTATCACCTGCTGGACCAAGAGTCGCCGGTTTGAAACGACACAGCGGACATGTTCAATATTCCCGTTTGATGcaggcagaagaaaaaaaaacagaatcttCGATAGTCTGGATAAACATGTTTAAGGGGAAATCGAAGGAGGTTGAGAGACTTTTCATTCGCCTCAATGCCGACCTTtgaatttatgttttcatttgaacAACGTCGTCGGTTTCCGGACCGTTGAATCTTCGTCCACATTAtccactttcttttgttttgccgAAATCAATCTCCTTGAACTTGTTTTGTCCTGTATTTCATCTTGGTTCTAAATGCTCTGAACTACATTCATAAAAAGAAGTGTCgatggaaaaataattattaatgcTAACCGCTAACCGCTAACCCGTACCTCCATGACgatgtttcagtgtttgtgAAATGAATGCTGGGAAATGAAGTCCCAGACTTTGTTAAATCTCTTTAAAAGCGTAGCCGTCTATCTAAGCAATCGCTGCTGTAAAGTGTGTCTCCATTACGGTTATTTTGCCTACGGAAGCCGGTCTGACGTTGGTATTTTGTTTCCTCTCCAGGCTCTCAGAGACCAGCTGAGACCTGCGCAGAccaaatctttttatttttacctcaCCAGTTTTGACAGTATGTTCAACATTATATGTACATCCAGGTGAAAGAtcaacattcatcatcatccttcttttcctttcagctgtCGTGTCCAAATAAACCTCACCCGGTCACCCGGTCACCTGGTCACCAGGTCACCCGGTCACCCGGTCACCAGGTCACCCGGTCACCTGATCACCCGGTCACCTGATCACCCGGTCACCCGGTCACCTGGTCACCCGGTCACCAGGTCACCCGGTCACCCGGTCACCAGGTCACCCGGTCACCTGGTCACCAGGTCACCTGGTCACCCGGTCACCGGTCACCTGGTCACCAGGTCACCAGGTCACCAGGTCACCTGGTCACCCGGTCACCATCTCACATCTCAAATTTGGACTCGCAAATTCGTCAAAGGAAATCAAAaccagattttctttttctttgtgcgtTCAATAACGAGATTCTCACATTCGTGTCGAGCTCTTTCAATCATTTGATTGATAAAACCTGTCAGCAGATAAACACCTGACAGAGTAAAGTGACTCGAATCAACACCCTGACAATAGGTTTTAATAAATAACCAGTGTCATATCTCAAGAACTTCTTCCGTTTTAAAACATTCATCGACAGCGACCAATCACAGACCTTCTCTCTAAATCCTCGGCATCGTGTGCTCTCTCCAGTGCCCCGCCTCCGCTTTGCGTCCGATCCGATCTACTTCCCGTAATCCTCTTCTCCTATCCGGGTGGCACCGGCCTCTTCCACGGGCCCCTCCCTCTTGGTTTCCATGGCGACCTCGGTGTAGGCGACCGGCTTCTCCTCCACCGGGGCCTGGTCCCGGAGCTCGGCCTCTGCGCCCTCCTGGCCCTCGGCGACGGctctctccttcttcagcttgatGCGGAAGGTCTCTTTGTTCGGCGCTTTCTTGGCGATGTTCTCCTTCAGCCGCTCGCCGGACTGCTTCAGCCGCTCGCCGGCCTGGTGCATCTTGTCCCTCCTCTCCGGCGGCATGACTTTGTCGCCCAGGTTGTGGAACTTGGTGCCCAGGTTGCCTTTGGTTTTGCTCATGTTCTCCTTGGAGAAGGCGGCCTTCAGGGTCTCGGTGCTCTTCGCCACTGACTTCTTGATGCGGGCGGATCGCGAGGGGTCGGCCTCCTCCACGCTCAGGTACTCCTCATCGGAAGAGAGGTCGACGGGGACGTCGTAGAGGTCGGGTTCGATCTCCAGCCCGTCCAGGCCGGATCCTTTGGGAGACTTAGTGACGGCGACTGACGGGACCTCGTTCTCACCCTGCAGAGAAGAAGACAGTCAGGACAGCAAGTCTAGAGAGAGACCACCGAGACCATGAAACCATCAGACCCAGGTATGCGCACCGTTAATGTCTCAAGGTCATCCTGGGTAATGTTGAAAATCAGTTACTTCAGGGTAATATTGGGTGATGAAGACATCCTAAACTGAGCGTCATAATTTAAATTGTTAGTTTAAGACCACAAACTCAACTTATGTTACAAGCAAACGTATTTAGGCCAAACAACGATGTTTTTCTAATCCTGATGAActggttttgtttcctaaacctgaACCTCCACTTGCGAACCTTTGGCATGAAGATACGCAAaaggctgcagcagtaaaataaAGAGTAGTGACGAGATCACGGTGGACTTTCAGGACTTCCGGTCTTTGAAGGCCAGAAACACGTTCGGGACCTTTCTATGAAACTGATATTGCATGTTAGAACATTACAGTTTAGTTCCTCTGAATCTTCTTACTTATTAAGCATCTAGTGAACTCTTTCAAGTTTGGACCCCCCCTGATTTGTTCATAACATTCAATTCCACAAGGACCTCTCACTGTACTGGACTCACAGAGATGAAGCCGATGCCCGTCTCTTCTTTCCATTATAGATAAATTACTAGGTTTCTCATTGATGCCGGACCAGATAGAAAACCTGATATTCCTCTGAGAGTCTGTCAGACCTGCAGCCTCTGAAAACACTGGCATCTTCATGGGATCAAGTTTGTCTATTTTTAAGATGAGGAGTAACCGAGACTCATTCAGACGAGAAGCTGCTGGCAGGAACACAAGATGGCCGCTAATAACAACGACACCATCTGGTTTGAGCAATGGGGCGATGTCGGTCGATCCAGTCTGAAATATCTCATCGACCATTGGATGAATTGtaaagacattcatgttcccgtcagcaacattaatacatttggtgatcctctgacttttcatctagcgccgtcatcaggtcaaaatatCATTGAGATATGtttaacaacgttaaccactcttaataacgttaaccacgttAAACAACGTTAACTACGTTTAACaacgttaactatgtttaataacgttaagCACGCTTaataacgttaaccacgttaaacaacgttaaccacgcttaataacgttaaccacgttcaacaacattaactatgtttaataacgttaaccaCGCTTATGACGATAACCACGCTTAATAACGATAACCACGCTTAATAACGTTAACTGCTTAATAACGTTAACTATGCTTAATAATgttaactatgtttaataacgttaaccaCTCTTAATAACGTTAACTATGCTTAATAACATTAACCACGtttaacaacgttaaccacgctaaacaacgttaaccacgtttaacaactttaattatgtttaacaactttaattatgtttaacaactttaactatgtttaataacgttaactatgtttaacaacgttaaccacgtttAACAACTTTAACTATGTTTAACAACTTTAActgtttaataacgttaactatgtttaacaacgttaaccacattTAATAACATTAACCACGTTTAATAACATTAACCACGCTTAACaacgttaactatgtttaacaacgttaaccacgtttAATAACATTAACCACGCttaacaacgttaaccacactaaacaacgttaactatgtttaataacgttaaccaCACTAAACaacgttaactatgtttaataacgttaaccacgtttaataacgttaaccacgttcaacaacgttaactatgtttaataacgttaaccacgttcaacaacgttaactatgtttaataacgttaactatgttttacaacgttaaccacgttcaacaacattaactatgtttaataacgttaactTTGTTTAACCACGTTAACCAGGCTTAATaacgttaactatgtttaataacgttaatCACGTTCAACattaactatgtttaataacgttaaccaCTCTTAATaacgttaactatgtttaacaacgttaaccacgttcaacaacgttaaccacgttcaacaacgttaaccacgttcaACAACGTTAACTATGTTCAACAACTTTAACTATGCTTAATAACATTAACCACGCTAAACTacgttaactatgtttaataacgttaatCACGTTCAACAACattaactatgtttaataacgttaaccaGGCTTAATaacgttaactatgtttaacaacgttaaccacgttcaacaacattaactatgtttaataacgttaactatgtttaataacgttaactatgtttaataacgttaatCACGTTCAACAACattaactatgtttaataacgttaactatgtttaataatgttaactatgtttaataacgttaaccaCTCTTAATaacgttaactatgtttaacaacgttaaccacgtttAACAACATTAACTATGCTTAACAATGTTAACCACGTTTAACAACattaactatgtttaataacgttaaccacgttTAACAACattaactatgtttaataacgttaaccacgttTAACAACattaactatgtttaataacgttaaccacatttaacaacattaactatgtttaataacgttaaccaGGCTTAATaacgttaactatgtttaaCAACGTTAACAACATTAACTACGTTCAACAACGTTAACCGCGCTTAACAACCCTAACCACGCTTAACAATGTTAACTATGTTTATTAACGTTAACCACACTTAACaacgttaactatgtttaacaacgttaactatgtttattaacattaactatgtttaataacgttaactatgtttaataacgttaactatgtttaataacgttaaccaGGCTTaataacgttaaccacgtttaacaacgttaactatgtttaaCAACGTTAACTATATTTATTaacgttaactatgtttaataacgttaactatgtt
This Cyclopterus lumpus isolate fCycLum1 chromosome 17, fCycLum1.pri, whole genome shotgun sequence DNA region includes the following protein-coding sequences:
- the cavin4a gene encoding caveolae-associated protein 4a → MDQHKYRTAGVQEKLEIVGVEDEAGNPISALTILSLLERVAGIIDNVQSCQHRMEERQLDLENNIKTIQGDVLKLAKDHTDTSGTVEKLLQKTRKVSANVKEVRARVEKQNVRVKKVESTQDELLTRNKFRVVIYQGENEVPSVAVTKSPKGSGLDGLEIEPDLYDVPVDLSSDEEYLSVEEADPSRSARIKKSVAKSTETLKAAFSKENMSKTKGNLGTKFHNLGDKVMPPERRDKMHQAGERLKQSGERLKENIAKKAPNKETFRIKLKKERAVAEGQEGAEAELRDQAPVEEKPVAYTEVAMETKREGPVEEAGATRIGEEDYGK